One stretch of Candidatus Thermoplasmatota archaeon DNA includes these proteins:
- a CDS encoding RAD55 family ATPase — protein sequence MFPENYAVLVVGDPSAGMFEFCCYLGATYLKSGESLAFLEANTSPDQVRKQMREFGVDVDFYLRDGRLTIIDAYTPANAAFHDPGIVRVEGLDDLSDIFEALTKSIENLGEPPVKVLVDSLTPFFMHHDANAVGRFYKDVCTMAKFSGTMTSVVHQGILDEDQIALLASISDSLLEMKVDENFRRFVRIKHMRGVLVKPKWVPFDFEREAAEGEGASLVWSRDD from the coding sequence ATGTTCCCAGAGAACTACGCGGTTCTTGTCGTAGGGGACCCGAGTGCGGGTATGTTCGAGTTCTGCTGCTACCTCGGTGCGACCTATCTCAAGTCGGGCGAGAGCCTGGCCTTCCTCGAAGCCAATACCTCCCCCGACCAGGTCCGCAAGCAGATGCGGGAGTTCGGAGTGGATGTCGACTTCTATCTGCGCGACGGCAGGCTGACCATCATCGATGCGTACACACCGGCCAATGCGGCGTTCCACGACCCAGGGATCGTGCGAGTAGAGGGCCTGGACGATCTGAGCGACATCTTCGAGGCTCTCACGAAGAGCATCGAGAACCTTGGAGAGCCTCCCGTCAAGGTGCTCGTAGACTCTCTGACGCCCTTCTTCATGCACCATGACGCCAACGCTGTTGGCAGGTTCTACAAGGATGTGTGCACGATGGCGAAGTTCAGCGGGACCATGACCTCGGTCGTCCACCAGGGGATCCTGGACGAGGATCAGATAGCTCTTCTGGCATCGATATCTGACAGCCTGCTCGAGATGAAGGTGGACGAGAACTTCAGAAGATTCGTCCGCATAAAGCATATGAGAGGAGTCCTCGTCAAGCCGAAGTGGGTGCCCTTCGATTTCGAGCGAGAGGCGGCTGAGGGAGAGGGGGCTTCACTCGTGTGGAGCAGGGACGACTAG
- a CDS encoding hydrogenase iron-sulfur subunit, whose product MAERKPKVIGFCCERHGVDAAVLSARSGKQFDASVRLVQVPCTGRVDGIHILKALEDGADAVFVLGCLEKNCYYDTGSIEGRKRVEYVKQMLSEVGIEKERVEMFNAASTNAWAFPEIVTKMVGVAKKLGPIGGEKQ is encoded by the coding sequence ATGGCCGAGAGGAAGCCGAAGGTCATCGGATTCTGCTGTGAGAGGCACGGCGTGGACGCAGCCGTCCTGTCCGCGAGGAGCGGGAAGCAGTTCGATGCGAGCGTGCGGCTCGTCCAGGTGCCGTGCACCGGCAGAGTTGACGGAATCCATATCCTGAAGGCGCTCGAGGACGGGGCCGATGCGGTCTTCGTGCTCGGCTGCCTCGAGAAGAACTGCTACTACGACACTGGCTCGATAGAGGGCCGGAAGAGGGTCGAGTACGTGAAGCAGATGCTTTCCGAGGTAGGCATCGAGAAGGAACGTGTCGAGATGTTCAATGCGGCATCCACGAACGCGTGGGCCTTCCCGGAGATAGTTACGAAGATGGTCGGTGTTGCAAAGAAGCTCGGTCCCATCGGGGGTGAGAAGCAATGA
- the purH gene encoding bifunctional phosphoribosylaminoimidazolecarboxamide formyltransferase/IMP cyclohydrolase, whose translation MSKVKRALISVSDKTGLVEFAKGLSELGIEILSTGGTMSALEKAGVPVIGVSEVTKFPEMLDGRVKTLHPAIHGGLLAMREKPQHMEAIRQHGIEPIDLVVVNLYPFEATIAKPDVKIEDAIENIDIGGPSMIRSAAKNNSAVAVVTNPAMYPQILEELKDNDAHLSEETRRKLALEAFRTTARYDSAISQYLGKKFGGGELFPKNMTLSFEKLGDLRYGENPHQKAAFYKDLFDPTPLSVAAADKLHGKEISYCNVIDLDAALAIVSDFEKPTAAVIKHTNPSGVACAATIAEAFRTAYNADSLSAFGCVVGLNRPVDMETAKEIGSHFVEAVIAPSYEPDAEAHLEAKKNIRLLRMNVPIKRDEGRMFMTKVKGGLLVQTDAYAEVDRSKLKIVTKKKPTDEEIDAMIFGVKICRHIKSNTILLVKGERTVGVGAGQMSRVDSAKIAGMKAGDEAKGSVLVSDAFFPFRDGVDAAAKVGVSAIIQPGGSVNDAEAIQAADEQGISMVFSGLRLFKH comes from the coding sequence ATGAGCAAAGTGAAGAGGGCATTGATCAGCGTATCTGACAAGACCGGCTTGGTCGAATTCGCCAAGGGATTGTCAGAGCTCGGTATCGAGATTCTATCGACAGGTGGCACGATGTCCGCCCTGGAGAAGGCGGGAGTGCCCGTGATCGGCGTCTCCGAGGTCACTAAGTTCCCGGAGATGTTGGACGGAAGGGTCAAGACCCTACACCCGGCGATCCACGGCGGCCTGTTGGCCATGAGGGAGAAGCCGCAGCACATGGAGGCGATCAGGCAGCACGGGATAGAACCCATCGACCTCGTGGTCGTGAACCTGTACCCGTTCGAGGCAACGATTGCCAAGCCCGACGTGAAGATCGAGGACGCCATCGAGAACATAGACATCGGCGGACCGTCGATGATAAGATCGGCCGCGAAGAACAACTCTGCCGTGGCAGTCGTCACGAACCCGGCGATGTACCCGCAGATCCTCGAGGAGCTGAAGGACAACGATGCCCATCTGTCGGAGGAGACGAGGCGAAAGCTCGCGCTCGAGGCCTTCCGGACAACGGCTAGGTACGATTCCGCAATATCGCAGTACCTCGGCAAGAAGTTCGGCGGTGGCGAGCTGTTCCCGAAGAACATGACACTGTCCTTCGAGAAGCTGGGCGATCTGAGGTACGGGGAGAACCCGCACCAGAAGGCGGCATTCTACAAGGATCTGTTCGACCCGACTCCTCTGAGCGTCGCGGCCGCAGACAAGCTGCACGGGAAGGAGATCTCATACTGCAACGTGATAGACCTCGATGCTGCTCTGGCGATAGTATCCGACTTCGAGAAGCCGACAGCAGCTGTGATCAAACACACGAACCCGTCTGGCGTGGCGTGCGCAGCCACGATCGCCGAGGCCTTCAGGACCGCATACAACGCGGACTCGCTCAGCGCGTTCGGGTGCGTCGTCGGCCTCAACAGGCCCGTGGACATGGAGACCGCCAAGGAGATCGGGAGCCACTTCGTCGAAGCCGTGATCGCGCCTAGCTATGAGCCGGACGCGGAAGCCCATCTGGAGGCGAAGAAGAACATCCGGCTCCTGAGGATGAATGTGCCCATCAAGAGGGACGAGGGCAGGATGTTCATGACGAAGGTCAAGGGCGGGCTGCTCGTCCAGACGGACGCCTACGCCGAGGTCGACAGGTCCAAGCTGAAAATCGTGACGAAGAAGAAGCCGACCGATGAGGAGATCGACGCGATGATCTTCGGCGTCAAGATATGCAGGCACATCAAGTCCAACACCATCCTCCTGGTCAAGGGCGAGAGGACGGTCGGGGTAGGCGCTGGCCAGATGAGCAGGGTGGACTCGGCCAAGATCGCCGGCATGAAGGCCGGGGACGAGGCAAAAGGCTCAGTGCTCGTCTCCGACGCGTTCTTCCCGTTCAGGGACGGCGTCGACGCGGCGGCCAAAGTAGGCGTGTCGGCCATCATCCAGCCCGGAGGATCCGTTAACGACGCTGAGGCCATCCAGGCGGCTGACGAGCAGGGCATCTCGATGGTCTTCAGCGGGCTCAGGCTCTTCAAGCACTGA
- a CDS encoding FAD-dependent oxidoreductase: MNQVLIVGGGPAGLTAAKTLVDRGTEVVLVERKESLGGMARELTCKGLVECRNCGVCFAMDRAGEILREPNAEVLLLSEVASATKADHGYSVKIKTSPRYVTDDCIGCGKCVAVCPVEGKAIFPPTGSGQPRLHWIDRSKCLHFKKVKCDKCASVCPTHAVDYEDRAKNLTRNVSAVVYATGIDPIDACEMSRLGCGTLKDVISSVDAERILNEKGRLMRPSDGKAPKKIAVMQCVGSRTVKLGVEYCSKFCCKYATKISQLLLDTDPEINLDFYFMDLRTLYEPQDEFKLWAKSKKTVKLIRSMPSVVSPGKDGKLLLRAAGENDLDITETEYDLIILSVGMRPSGASAELAKSLGIHTDKSGFAVADHELESKGVFVCGAVSEPMDIEETAIRAAATVSRMHHQREVST; this comes from the coding sequence ATGAACCAAGTCCTGATAGTAGGAGGGGGGCCAGCGGGACTGACCGCTGCGAAGACCCTCGTCGACAGGGGAACAGAAGTCGTCCTTGTCGAGCGGAAGGAATCACTGGGCGGGATGGCCCGAGAGCTCACCTGCAAGGGTCTGGTAGAGTGCAGGAACTGCGGAGTGTGCTTCGCCATGGACCGCGCAGGCGAGATACTGAGAGAGCCCAACGCCGAAGTGCTCCTTCTTTCTGAGGTAGCCTCCGCCACAAAGGCCGACCATGGATACTCCGTCAAGATCAAGACCTCCCCTAGATACGTGACGGACGACTGCATCGGCTGCGGCAAGTGCGTGGCGGTCTGCCCAGTCGAGGGAAAGGCGATATTCCCTCCGACCGGAAGCGGCCAGCCGAGACTGCACTGGATCGATAGGTCCAAGTGCCTACATTTCAAGAAGGTCAAGTGCGACAAGTGCGCATCTGTCTGTCCCACGCACGCGGTCGATTACGAGGATCGCGCGAAGAACCTCACAAGGAACGTGAGTGCCGTAGTCTATGCAACCGGCATCGACCCGATTGATGCCTGCGAGATGAGCAGGCTCGGGTGCGGCACGCTGAAGGATGTCATCTCGAGCGTGGACGCCGAGAGGATCCTGAACGAAAAAGGACGGCTTATGAGGCCGTCCGATGGGAAGGCCCCGAAGAAGATAGCTGTCATGCAATGCGTGGGCTCCAGGACAGTCAAGCTGGGGGTCGAGTACTGCTCCAAGTTCTGCTGCAAGTACGCGACCAAGATCTCCCAGCTCCTGCTCGATACGGACCCTGAGATCAACCTCGACTTCTACTTCATGGATCTCAGGACGCTCTACGAACCACAAGACGAGTTCAAGCTCTGGGCGAAGAGCAAAAAGACGGTGAAGCTGATCAGGAGCATGCCCTCCGTGGTCTCGCCAGGCAAGGATGGAAAGCTGCTCCTGAGGGCCGCTGGAGAAAACGACCTGGATATCACGGAGACGGAGTATGACCTGATCATCCTGTCCGTTGGCATGCGCCCATCAGGCGCTTCTGCTGAGCTTGCGAAGTCCTTGGGAATCCATACAGACAAGTCGGGCTTTGCCGTTGCGGACCACGAACTGGAGAGCAAGGGCGTGTTCGTCTGCGGTGCCGTTTCGGAACCGATGGACATCGAGGAGACCGCAATCAGGGCAGCCGCTACAGTTTCAAGGATGCATCACCAGAGAGAGGTGAGCACGTGA
- a CDS encoding formate--tetrahydrofolate ligase: protein MKPDIEIAQAAKVQHIEKIAEKVGLSRDDLEFYGKYKAKVPLDVLKKFDKNKDGKLIFVTAITATKAGEGKTVTSIGMCQAFGVLGKKVMLSLRQPSLGPTFGIKGGATGGGNSQIYPMWDIDLHFTGDIHAVGTAHNLLSVLLENHIGKRNTLQIDPTRIVLRKVMDMNARELRKIVVGLGGRKDGGIPHESGFDITVASEIMAIMALSKDMADLRARLSRIVVGYTYDNKPVTADKLKGIGSMCLLLKDAMMPNLVQTLEGQPAFVHGAPFANIAHGNSSIIATKYALKMADYVITEGGFAADLGGEKFYDIVCRTANLKPDVAVLVSSVRALKMHGDMTEDELDALLKKNAPAKEEEKKHLEYLEKGFANLDKHIENMHKFGVPVVVALNRFPTDTEAELDLCKKHCDKMGVRSAHSRVFAEGGKGGIELAKAVLECLEKEKSNFHYLYDEKLPIKKKIEIIAKEIYGADGVVYVGTASQNIATIEKNGNDKLPLCMAKTQLSLTDDPKKKGAPKGWSLTVREVRLSAGAGFIVPITGEMSTMPGLPVEPVAEKINIDDKGYITGLN, encoded by the coding sequence ATGAAACCAGATATTGAGATTGCGCAGGCAGCGAAGGTCCAGCACATCGAGAAGATCGCGGAGAAGGTAGGTCTCTCCCGCGACGACCTTGAATTCTATGGGAAATACAAGGCCAAGGTCCCGTTGGACGTCCTGAAGAAGTTCGATAAGAACAAGGATGGCAAGCTGATCTTCGTGACTGCAATAACGGCAACAAAGGCGGGGGAGGGAAAGACGGTCACATCCATAGGCATGTGCCAGGCCTTCGGAGTATTGGGCAAGAAGGTCATGCTGTCCCTGAGGCAGCCCTCGCTAGGGCCGACCTTCGGCATCAAGGGAGGCGCCACCGGTGGCGGTAACTCCCAGATATACCCCATGTGGGACATCGACCTCCACTTCACGGGCGACATACATGCAGTGGGCACGGCCCACAACCTTCTGTCGGTGCTCCTCGAGAACCACATAGGCAAGAGGAACACGCTCCAGATAGACCCGACCAGGATCGTCCTGAGAAAGGTCATGGACATGAACGCCAGGGAGCTCAGGAAGATCGTTGTCGGGCTCGGCGGCAGGAAGGACGGCGGCATCCCACACGAGAGCGGGTTCGATATTACAGTCGCATCCGAGATCATGGCCATCATGGCTCTATCGAAAGACATGGCCGACCTGAGGGCGAGGCTGTCGAGGATCGTGGTTGGATACACATACGACAACAAGCCGGTCACTGCTGACAAGCTGAAGGGCATCGGCTCGATGTGTCTATTGCTCAAGGACGCGATGATGCCCAACCTGGTTCAGACCCTCGAGGGCCAGCCGGCGTTCGTCCACGGCGCTCCGTTCGCCAACATAGCCCACGGCAACAGCTCGATCATCGCCACGAAGTACGCGCTCAAGATGGCCGACTACGTGATCACCGAGGGCGGCTTCGCAGCCGACCTGGGTGGAGAGAAGTTCTACGACATAGTTTGCAGGACCGCGAACCTCAAGCCCGATGTGGCAGTCCTCGTCTCGAGCGTTAGGGCGCTCAAGATGCACGGCGACATGACCGAGGACGAGCTAGATGCGCTTCTCAAGAAGAACGCTCCGGCGAAGGAAGAGGAGAAGAAGCACCTCGAGTACCTCGAGAAGGGCTTCGCCAACCTGGACAAGCACATAGAGAACATGCACAAGTTCGGCGTGCCAGTGGTCGTGGCGTTGAACAGATTCCCGACCGACACAGAGGCAGAGCTTGACCTGTGCAAGAAGCACTGCGACAAGATGGGCGTGCGCTCTGCCCACTCCCGCGTGTTCGCTGAGGGAGGGAAGGGGGGCATCGAACTCGCCAAGGCCGTACTCGAGTGCCTGGAGAAGGAGAAGTCCAACTTCCACTACCTGTACGACGAGAAGCTCCCGATCAAGAAGAAGATCGAGATCATTGCGAAGGAGATCTACGGGGCGGACGGAGTCGTATATGTCGGGACCGCATCTCAGAACATCGCAACCATCGAGAAGAACGGGAACGACAAGCTCCCGCTCTGCATGGCAAAGACCCAGCTGTCGCTCACCGACGACCCAAAGAAGAAGGGCGCGCCCAAGGGCTGGTCGCTAACCGTGAGAGAGGTCAGGCTGTCTGCAGGTGCAGGATTCATCGTCCCGATCACGGGCGAGATGTCGACGATGCCGGGCCTGCCGGTCGAACCAGTCGCCGAGAAGATAAACATCGACGACAAGGGCTACATCACCGGACTGAACTAA
- a CDS encoding 4Fe-4S dicluster domain-containing protein, with protein MKARIQVVLCKCCTEMPKLLNMEKLQKLAEDSSMVVSVMTVDAVCDGKDLARIVGEAKEREVDRAVVLACHKKDISPNLLKAYRRAGINEFLIELVNMREEVVLPHADEPERAQAKAETKLKAALTRTIMLAPLEKQSEEMKTKNVVIVGAGVAGQAAAHEAAKSGAHTILLEKTSKSLKVPGVIMTHAQLVGASGYGGNFQLKIKAGEKVEELGAAAVVIATGGGWTTLKGPLAKAVKDAVPLYMFYEHMQSGNVPKGPVVIVDTPDPAGKTLKVQDYAWDDTLETVIQLKKKHPELLIYVIFQEMRAFGLSELAYKEAADLGVRFIRYDKAGAPKIDAKNPIALTVKDFSQGEVLNLKLGTLVFASIPANQDNQMIADALRIPLTVDGSIRRGSIQRWPVTTPKPGVFVCGSALFPKARDVAKAEGEAAGAMAGEFVKRGKLEYGGSVAQVTPEKCSACLTCIRTCPYEAPFIGAASKAEIKVQACQGCGMCVGICPSKAIDLHHYTDDQVMEEARTLLGGDF; from the coding sequence GTGAAGGCCAGAATCCAGGTCGTCCTGTGCAAATGCTGCACGGAGATGCCCAAGCTCCTGAACATGGAGAAGCTGCAGAAGCTCGCTGAGGACTCCAGCATGGTCGTCTCGGTCATGACCGTGGACGCCGTGTGCGACGGGAAAGACCTCGCACGAATCGTAGGCGAGGCCAAGGAAAGAGAGGTCGATAGAGCCGTCGTCCTCGCCTGCCACAAGAAGGACATCAGCCCCAACCTGCTGAAGGCCTACAGGAGAGCTGGCATCAACGAATTCCTGATCGAGCTCGTGAACATGAGGGAAGAGGTCGTCCTGCCACACGCGGACGAGCCCGAGAGAGCTCAGGCGAAGGCGGAGACGAAGCTGAAGGCAGCGCTCACGCGCACGATCATGCTCGCCCCACTCGAGAAGCAGAGCGAGGAGATGAAGACGAAGAACGTCGTCATAGTCGGTGCTGGAGTTGCAGGTCAGGCGGCTGCGCACGAGGCTGCGAAATCAGGTGCCCACACCATACTGCTGGAAAAGACGAGCAAGTCGCTCAAAGTCCCCGGGGTAATCATGACGCATGCACAGCTAGTCGGTGCTTCCGGATACGGCGGCAACTTCCAGCTCAAGATCAAGGCCGGAGAGAAGGTCGAGGAACTCGGCGCGGCGGCCGTCGTCATCGCCACTGGAGGCGGATGGACTACCTTGAAGGGCCCGCTCGCGAAGGCGGTCAAAGACGCTGTCCCGTTGTACATGTTCTACGAGCATATGCAGTCAGGTAATGTCCCGAAGGGACCGGTCGTGATCGTCGATACTCCGGACCCCGCGGGCAAGACATTGAAGGTCCAAGACTATGCGTGGGACGACACGCTAGAGACTGTGATCCAGCTCAAGAAGAAGCACCCGGAGCTGCTGATCTATGTCATCTTCCAAGAAATGAGGGCGTTCGGACTGTCCGAGCTAGCGTACAAGGAAGCCGCGGACCTGGGCGTCAGATTCATCAGATACGACAAGGCTGGAGCGCCGAAGATAGACGCCAAGAACCCGATTGCGCTCACTGTGAAGGACTTCTCACAAGGAGAAGTCCTGAACCTCAAGCTCGGGACGCTCGTATTCGCGTCGATCCCGGCGAACCAGGACAACCAGATGATCGCCGATGCGCTGAGGATCCCGTTGACCGTCGACGGTTCTATCAGACGCGGGAGCATCCAGAGATGGCCTGTCACTACCCCTAAGCCTGGAGTGTTCGTTTGCGGTTCAGCGCTGTTTCCCAAGGCAAGAGATGTCGCGAAGGCGGAAGGTGAGGCTGCAGGCGCCATGGCAGGAGAGTTCGTCAAGCGCGGAAAGCTGGAGTACGGTGGTTCGGTCGCGCAGGTCACGCCCGAGAAGTGCTCCGCCTGCCTTACATGCATCAGGACATGCCCGTACGAGGCACCGTTCATAGGCGCCGCGAGCAAGGCAGAAATCAAAGTGCAGGCATGCCAGGGTTGCGGCATGTGCGTCGGCATCTGCCCTAGCAAGGCGATCGACCTGCACCACTACACTGACGACCAAGTGATGGAAGAGGCGCGCACACTCCTCGGAGGTGATTTCTGA
- a CDS encoding methylenetetrahydrofolate reductase has translation MKAGSNLEKVFESGKFAVTAEIGPPQSANPEPLTHHAKMLRGFADAFNLTDNQTAVVRLSSIASAVIIMREGVEPIIQMTCRDRNRIALQSDLFGAAALGVKNVLCLTGDHQIFGNEKAARNVFDFDSIVELQVFNQLRTEGKQVGGEVVKDPPKTYLGCAENPFATPYEFRVSRLAKKVTAGADFCQTQAIFDMDMFEKWMDEVRARGLDKKMHILAGVIPMKSAGAARYMKNKVPGMIVPDHIVDRMKAAKDPKEEGIKLCVEQIEHLKSVKGVHGVHIMAVAWEEMVPRIVEMAGLLPRPTFQ, from the coding sequence ATGAAGGCGGGCAGCAACCTCGAGAAGGTCTTCGAGTCCGGGAAGTTCGCCGTCACAGCCGAGATCGGGCCTCCTCAGTCCGCAAACCCGGAACCGCTGACGCACCACGCGAAGATGCTCAGAGGATTCGCTGATGCCTTCAACCTGACGGACAACCAAACGGCCGTCGTGAGGTTGTCCAGCATCGCGAGCGCGGTCATCATAATGCGCGAGGGCGTGGAGCCCATCATACAGATGACCTGCAGAGACAGGAACAGGATAGCGCTCCAGAGCGACCTGTTCGGAGCTGCAGCATTGGGTGTCAAGAATGTGCTCTGCCTCACAGGAGACCACCAGATCTTCGGGAACGAGAAGGCCGCAAGGAACGTGTTCGATTTCGACTCTATCGTGGAGCTGCAGGTGTTCAACCAGCTCAGGACCGAGGGCAAGCAGGTGGGAGGCGAGGTCGTCAAGGACCCGCCGAAGACGTACCTCGGATGCGCTGAAAACCCGTTCGCGACCCCTTACGAGTTCAGGGTCTCGAGGCTGGCCAAGAAGGTCACCGCGGGAGCAGACTTCTGCCAAACACAGGCGATATTCGACATGGACATGTTCGAGAAGTGGATGGACGAGGTCAGGGCGAGAGGGTTGGACAAGAAGATGCACATCCTAGCAGGCGTTATCCCCATGAAATCCGCGGGCGCTGCAAGATACATGAAGAACAAGGTGCCCGGGATGATCGTCCCCGACCACATCGTCGATCGGATGAAGGCCGCCAAGGACCCGAAGGAGGAGGGGATCAAACTCTGCGTCGAGCAGATAGAGCACCTCAAGAGCGTGAAAGGCGTCCACGGCGTGCACATAATGGCGGTCGCATGGGAGGAGATGGTCCCGAGGATAGTCGAGATGGCCGGGCTGTTGCCGAGACCGACCTTCCAGTAG
- the folD gene encoding bifunctional methylenetetrahydrofolate dehydrogenase/methenyltetrahydrofolate cyclohydrolase FolD, whose protein sequence is MVAQIISGNEVAKSIRIEIKAEVAKMKAKGIEPGLVVIIVGEDAASQVYVRKKGEACNELGICSETIRLPATTKEDELLNLIDKYNKDPKFDGILVQLPLPKHISEEKVLVRIDPGKDVDGFHPINVGKMVVGSDCYLPCTPHGIQELLVRSGNDPAGKHVVVLGRSNIVGKPVACILIQKAKGADATVTICHSRTKNLADMTRQADILIAAIGSPQFVKADMVKEGVVVIDVGVNRINDPTAKGGARLVGDVDFEAVKEKAKAITPVPGGVGPMTITMLMQNTVHAAKVHHHWKD, encoded by the coding sequence ATGGTCGCCCAAATCATAAGCGGCAACGAAGTCGCCAAGAGCATCAGGATCGAGATAAAGGCGGAGGTCGCCAAGATGAAGGCCAAGGGCATCGAGCCAGGCCTTGTAGTGATTATCGTCGGAGAGGATGCCGCATCCCAGGTCTATGTCAGGAAGAAGGGCGAAGCGTGCAACGAGCTGGGCATCTGTTCCGAGACGATCAGGCTCCCTGCAACCACCAAAGAGGACGAGCTTCTGAACCTCATTGACAAATACAACAAGGACCCGAAGTTCGACGGCATACTAGTGCAGCTCCCGCTCCCGAAGCACATCAGTGAGGAGAAGGTCCTGGTGAGGATCGACCCGGGCAAAGATGTCGATGGCTTCCACCCGATTAACGTCGGCAAGATGGTCGTCGGAAGCGACTGCTACCTGCCCTGCACCCCGCACGGCATCCAGGAGCTTCTCGTTAGGAGCGGGAACGACCCCGCAGGAAAGCATGTGGTCGTGCTCGGCCGAAGCAACATCGTGGGGAAGCCTGTCGCATGCATCCTGATCCAGAAGGCGAAGGGCGCGGATGCGACGGTGACGATCTGCCACTCGAGGACCAAGAACCTCGCGGATATGACAAGGCAGGCGGACATACTCATCGCTGCCATTGGCTCTCCTCAGTTCGTCAAGGCTGACATGGTCAAGGAAGGCGTCGTGGTGATCGATGTCGGCGTCAACAGAATCAACGACCCGACAGCGAAGGGGGGCGCCAGGCTAGTTGGCGATGTCGATTTTGAGGCCGTGAAGGAGAAGGCGAAGGCCATCACGCCGGTCCCGGGCGGGGTCGGTCCGATGACCATAACGATGCTGATGCAGAACACTGTCCATGCGGCCAAGGTCCATCACCACTGGAAGGACTGA
- a CDS encoding methylenetetrahydrofolate reductase C-terminal domain-containing protein, with protein MIVAKRKPLNEIAEMLAPYKKVTVIGCRSCVAICLAGGEKEVKMLVSALKVKNRKEGRKQELDGLVVERQCEKEWVKEVEDKVLDSDITLSMACSLGAQTIGDMYPSHLTFPGLNTGIFGVPEEQGVWSEKCVGCGNCIIHTTGGICPISRCAKSMLNGPCGGSANRKCEVNLEIDCAWAAIYDRLKIQNRLDLIEKVMPAKDWSTSHAGGRRVYVREDAKLTPHQKKGKEAVQ; from the coding sequence ATGATAGTGGCGAAGAGGAAGCCCTTGAACGAGATCGCCGAGATGCTCGCGCCTTACAAGAAAGTCACAGTCATCGGCTGCAGGAGCTGCGTTGCAATCTGCCTCGCAGGAGGCGAGAAGGAGGTCAAGATGCTGGTCTCCGCCCTCAAGGTGAAGAACAGGAAGGAGGGCAGGAAGCAGGAGCTCGACGGGCTCGTAGTCGAGAGACAGTGCGAGAAGGAGTGGGTGAAGGAGGTCGAGGACAAGGTGCTCGATTCCGATATCACGCTCTCCATGGCCTGCTCGTTGGGCGCGCAGACAATCGGGGACATGTACCCTTCGCACCTGACATTCCCAGGCCTGAACACAGGCATCTTCGGAGTACCGGAGGAGCAGGGTGTCTGGTCGGAGAAATGTGTCGGATGCGGGAACTGCATCATACACACCACGGGCGGCATATGCCCTATCTCGAGATGCGCGAAGAGCATGCTCAACGGACCTTGCGGAGGCTCGGCCAACAGGAAGTGCGAGGTCAACCTAGAGATCGACTGCGCATGGGCGGCCATCTATGACAGACTGAAGATCCAGAACAGGCTGGACCTGATCGAGAAGGTCATGCCAGCGAAGGACTGGTCCACCAGCCATGCGGGCGGGCGCAGAGTGTACGTGCGCGAGGACGCGAAGCTCACGCCTCACCAGAAGAAAGGAAAGGAGGCGGTCCAATGA